From Acomys russatus chromosome 2, mAcoRus1.1, whole genome shotgun sequence, one genomic window encodes:
- the LOC127206800 gene encoding igE-binding protein-like, with amino-acid sequence FETENGGRVHAPVEYNLIKELAESVRKYGVNANFTLVMLDRIGTGTLTPSDWQMVAKAALPDMGQYMEWRALWYEAAQTQAQANALALTPEQRNWTFDLLTGQGQFTVNQTNYHWGAYAQISQTAIKAWKELSKKGEANRRLTKIIQGPEESFSDFVARMTEAAGRIFGDVEQVEPFIEQLIFEQATQECRAAIAPRKKKGLQDWLRVCRDLGGPLTNAGLAAAILQSQKRPAGKTNQRTCYNCGKPGHFKKDCKNSNRRGETPTLCNRCGKGYHKTSQCRSVRDVQGRLLPPINNQTVDNSQATDAPKNGPLGPRSQGPQRYGNRFVKAQEDNRDTAQDTLQEWTCVPPPTSY; translated from the coding sequence tttgaaacagagaatgggggacgagtacatgcccccgtcgaatataacctaattaaagaattggctgagtctgtccgcaaatacggggttaatgcaaattttaccctggtaatgttggatagaattggcactggcaccttaactccttctgattggcagatggtagcaaaagccgcacttccagacatgggtcaatacatggaatggagggctctctggtatgaggccgctcaaacacaagcccaggccaatgctcttgcccttactcctgaacagagaaactggaCCTTTGACTTGTTGACAGGTCAAGGTCAATTTACTGTGAATCAGACAAATTACCATTGGGGAGCCTATGCTCAAATTTCACAGACAGCTATTAAAGCCTGGAAAGAGCTTTCTAAAAAAGGGGAGGCTAATAGGCGCCTTACAAAAATTATTCAGGGCCCTGAGGAATCGTTTTCCGATTTTGTGGCCAGAATGACAGAAGCAGCAGGACGTATCTTTGGAGATGTTGAGCAGGTGGAACCTTTTATTGAACAGTTGATATTTGAACAAGCCACTCAAGAGTGCAGAGCCGCCATAGcccctagaaaaaaaaagggcttACAAGATTGGCTCAGAGTGTGTAGAGACCTCGGAGGACCGCTTACTAATGCGGGCCTAGCAGCTGCTATCCTCCAGTCTCAAAAACGCCCTGCTGGTAAAACCAACCAGAGGACTTGCTATAACTGTGGCAAGCCTGGGCATTTTAAAAAGGACTGCAAAAACTCAAACAGAAGGGGAGAAACACCGACTCTCTGCAACCGTTGTGGCAAAGGATATCATAAGACTAGCCAATGCCGCTCGGTGAGAGATGTGCAGGGGAGACTCCTCCCACCTATTAACAATCAAACCGTCGATAATAGCCAGGCTACCGACGCGCCAAAAAACGGGCCGTTGGGCCCTCGGTCCCAGGGCCCTCAAAGATATGGGAACCGGTTTGTCAAAGCCCAGGAGGACAACAGAGACACAGCTCAGGACACTCTACAAGAGTGGACCTGCGTGCCGCCTCCGACTTCTTACTAA